CCTGAAAATACAACAGTAACGATTCGCTTGAAGGAAAATGACACATATGGAATTATTGAAATTGAAGATGAAGGTATCGGCATAGAAAAGAATGAAATTGCACGCGTCTTTGAACGTTTTTATCGTGTCGATCGTGCACGTAGCAGAAATTCTGGTGGAACTGGGTTAGGGCTAGCCATTGTGAAGCATCTAGTGGAGGCTCATCATGGACGGATTCAGGTAGAAAGTAAAGTTGGCGTTGGCACAAAGATGATTGTAATGATTCCAAAAAAATTAACAAATTCTTTACAATAATAATATATAAGATTCAAAATAGAGGGCTATACTATTTTATAGAAACCCCCTATTTTGTATGATAAGATGAAAATAATTTTGAAATCTAACTATGCTTGTATGAAGATTTTTTATGGTTACTACTTAGCTTCACCACAGAAAGAATCTATTTCCTATTTTGTGGAAATGGATTCTTTTCTGTTTTACACATCGTTGATTTAGGTGTAAAGTATAGTAGCATAAAAAATTGAGAGAAGGTTGACCATGAAAATCGTCAAAAGTTTCGTGCAAATTGGCTATCTTTATATAGTGTTATTTATAGGAAATAGTATTGCGCGTTTACTTCACTTGCCGATTCCAGGTAGTATAATTGGGCTTGTTTTATTATTTTTACTATTACAGTTTCATCTTATTAAACTAGAATGGATCGAGTTAGGGGCAGGATTATTACTTAGTGAATTGTTATTGTTTTTCATTCCTTCAGCGATAGGCGTCATTGATTATGATGCGCTAATCGGTATACAAGGCATGAAAGTTGTAGTTGTTATTGTAGTAAGTGCATTCGTCGTAATGTTAGTGACGGGTTTTACTGCACAGTGGTTAGAGAGAAAGAAGGGTGACACTGTATGAGTATAGTTATTGCTGTCATCAGTTTACTAGGAACCATTGCTATTTTTTATGCTTGCAAAGCATTCTATCAAAAGTTTCCTAAAGAATGGCTTACTCCGATATTGATTAGCCCATTAATTATTATTGTATTGTTACTATTAACCGATACATCTTATGCGTCATATAATGCAGGGGCAAATATTTTGTCCAATTTATTAGGGCCTGCAACAGTTGCATTCGCTGTACCGATTTATAAAAATTTTAATCTATTAAAAAAACATGCTTTTGAAATTATTTTTAGCATTGCTGTCGGGTCGGCTGTTGCAATTGCTTCTTCATTTATCATTGCACGCGTTGTTGGACTAAATGATGAACTTGTTCATAGCTTAGTGCCACGTTCGGTCACTACTCCTATTGCGATGGATATTTCCAATATGATAGGAGGATCACCTACTCTTACAGCTGTTTTTGTTATGACAACTGGTATATTAGGTAGTTTGATTGCACCAATCGTTATTCGAATATGTCGTTTCCAAAAGCCATCTGCAAGAGGCTTAATGCTTGGGATGGGTGCTCACGGCACTGGTACATCAAAAGCATTTGAATTAGGAGAACTAGAAGGTACCTTTGCTAGTTTAGCGATGATTGTAGCCGCCCTAATAAGTATTGTTTTATCAACAACATTTTTCCCAGTATTAGAACACCTAGTTATGAATATCCTGTTGCCTTAATGGCGACAGGATTTTTTCTTTTTATTAGTGCCAGGCACACAAACAATTTTGAAATTTTCAGTAGGGTTATCCAAGTAAAAATCCACGAAGACTCCTGCGGGAACGCACAAAACGTAAGACGCAACAAACCACGCGACAGCGAGGGTTGTGGCTTACGTGTGTGCCCGCGGAAAGCGAAGTGGATTTTTCAATTTAGAAGCCGCCATTATGTAGGTATCCATGCTAAGTACCAGGCACTCAAACAATTTCCGTGCTAGTCAGACTCCTGTGTGCCCGCGAAAAGCGTCCGCACGCAACAGAAATCACCGGCAGTATTTTTTCTTTGTCTATAGTCTGAGTTTACTTTATGAAATTATTTTGAATCTTTTTAAAAGCTATACCGTATACAATAGTACTAAGCAAAAGGGAGGAACAGACATGAGTGTGAAAAAGACACTAATGATGGTGGGACTTGGGATATTCGGCATTGTAGCACTTATCGCTGTATTTACTTCGTGGTACACAGTCGATGAATCGGAGCAAGCTGTTGTTATAACATTTGGTCGTGCTGATGAGATGGTCACAAATCCAGGCTTACATTTTAAATTACCTTGGCCCGTACAATCAGTTGAGATTTTATCGAGAGAAACATTCAGTTTACAGTTTGGTTATAAGCAAAATAAAGAAGGCGAATTGGAAGCCTTTGATGCAGAAACGAAAATGATTACAGGTGATGAATATATTGTTCTAACAGATCTTGTTGTTCAATGGAAAATTACAGATCCTCGTAAGTACTTATTTAATGCACAAAATCCAGAAGAAATTTTACATAGCGCTACATCAAGCGCGATTCGCTCCATAATTGGTAGTTCGACTATTGATGCTGCGCTAACAGATGGAAAAGCAGATATTGAAGCAAAAACAAGAGAATTGCTTGTTTCACTCATAGACAAATATGATATTGGAATTGGTGTATTAGGTGTTAAATTGCAGGATGTAGAATTACCGAATGCAGAGGTACGTGCAGCATTTACAGCCGTAACAGACGCACGTGAGACAAAAAATACAAAAACGAATGAAGCTCAAAAATACAAAAACCAACGAATTAGTGAAGCGAATGGTGAAAAAGATGCGATTATTTCAAAAGCAAATGGTGCAAAAACAGCACGTATTGAACAAGCACATGGGGATGTAGCAGTTTTCAATAAAATGTATGAGCAATACAAAGGTAATCAACAAATTACACGCGAACGTTTAATTTTAGAAACTCTTGAAAATGTGTTACCTAAGGCACAAATTTATATTATGAATGATGATGGTAGTACGATGAAGTATTTACCACTACAGGCGTTACAACCAACTATACAACAACAAGCACCAACACAACAACAAGCACAAACAGAGCAACAATCATCGCCAGAGAAAAAAGAAGGGAGCGGTAATTAATGGACCAGAAAAATAAAGATCTTGAAAAATTTCTAAGTTTTTTATCGGGGAAATCAAAAAATACTGCTTCTAGTGATGGAGACAAGGTAATTAAGATGTCAAAAAAGGGCCCATTAAATCCTAAAAAGTACATTTCTCTTGTTGTAACATTAACGATTGTTTTTGCTGTTGCGGTTATTCTCTTTGCTAATGTGTATATTGTAAAAGAATCTGAATATGCAGTAGTTCGACAGTTCGGTGAAGTTGTAAAGTTTGAACGTGATCCAGGCTTGAAAATGAAGGTGCCTTTTATTCAAACCGTGACAACACTTCCGAAAAATCAATTAACTTATAATATTTCAGAGGAAGAAATTAATACAAAGGATAAAAAACGTATCATAATTGATAACTATGCTGTGTGGCGTATTACAGATCCGAAAGCGCTTATCTCCAATGCTGGAACGCTAACGAAGGCGGAATCTAGGATGGCGGAGTTTATTTATTCGGTTATTCGAACAGAGCTTGGTCAACTAAAATACGATGAAA
The genomic region above belongs to Lysinibacillus sp. FSL W8-0992 and contains:
- a CDS encoding CidA/LrgA family holin-like protein; protein product: MKIVKSFVQIGYLYIVLFIGNSIARLLHLPIPGSIIGLVLLFLLLQFHLIKLEWIELGAGLLLSELLLFFIPSAIGVIDYDALIGIQGMKVVVVIVVSAFVVMLVTGFTAQWLERKKGDTV
- a CDS encoding LrgB family protein; this translates as MSIVIAVISLLGTIAIFYACKAFYQKFPKEWLTPILISPLIIIVLLLLTDTSYASYNAGANILSNLLGPATVAFAVPIYKNFNLLKKHAFEIIFSIAVGSAVAIASSFIIARVVGLNDELVHSLVPRSVTTPIAMDISNMIGGSPTLTAVFVMTTGILGSLIAPIVIRICRFQKPSARGLMLGMGAHGTGTSKAFELGELEGTFASLAMIVAALISIVLSTTFFPVLEHLVMNILLP
- the hflK gene encoding FtsH protease activity modulator HflK produces the protein MSVKKTLMMVGLGIFGIVALIAVFTSWYTVDESEQAVVITFGRADEMVTNPGLHFKLPWPVQSVEILSRETFSLQFGYKQNKEGELEAFDAETKMITGDEYIVLTDLVVQWKITDPRKYLFNAQNPEEILHSATSSAIRSIIGSSTIDAALTDGKADIEAKTRELLVSLIDKYDIGIGVLGVKLQDVELPNAEVRAAFTAVTDARETKNTKTNEAQKYKNQRISEANGEKDAIISKANGAKTARIEQAHGDVAVFNKMYEQYKGNQQITRERLILETLENVLPKAQIYIMNDDGSTMKYLPLQALQPTIQQQAPTQQQAQTEQQSSPEKKEGSGN
- the hflC gene encoding protease modulator HflC encodes the protein MDQKNKDLEKFLSFLSGKSKNTASSDGDKVIKMSKKGPLNPKKYISLVVTLTIVFAVAVILFANVYIVKESEYAVVRQFGEVVKFERDPGLKMKVPFIQTVTTLPKNQLTYNISEEEINTKDKKRIIIDNYAVWRITDPKALISNAGTLTKAESRMAEFIYSVIRTELGQLKYDEIINDENSSRGSLNDRVTARVNELLLNDKYGIEVVDVRIRRTDLPAENEQSVFTRMVSERQSTAQLYLSEGDADKRRIEAQTDREVQEMLATANKEAALIQAEGEAEAAKIYNGSFSKDPEFYSLYRTLESYKKTVGEDTVIILPSTSPYAKLLSGYIE